The genome window GGGTCGGTCTCGACGGGGCGGTACCCGAAACGCCGGAGCGCTTCGCTGCCGGCCCGCAGCGGAGCGGGGATGTCCTTGATGAGGACGTAATCGGTCTGATCGAACAGGCCTTCCGAAGCACGGATCCGGTACATCGCCTCCGCGATGGCGGGCCAGAGCCGCGCCGCATCCTCCCCGGGGGCGATCGCGATGCCGTGGTTCCCCCAGGCGAGCAGGTTGCCGCCGACGAGAACGCGGGCCTTGACCGCGGCTGTCCCCTTCTTGCCCAGTTGCTTGAGGGTGTCCTGGGTCCGGGCCTTGAGCGATTTCTCCCGGGTGTTGGCGCCCGTGGCCGCTCGTCCGACGAGGCGGCTTCCGCCGATCGAGATCATCTGGGCCGAGAGGGCGGCGACCGGCCGTCCCTGTTCGGCGATCAGCGCATAACGCGGGCTGATCTCGCGGGGACCGGCTGTTTCGATCGCCTCGAGCACGTCCCGCTGGAGGAAGATCGAGGCCCCCGCGGCGACGGCGTCCCACCCTTCGCGAGAGAGAAGTCCCACGCGATCGGCGAGCGCGAACTCAAACCCGGTTTTCCGCCGCCGTTCCCGATGGTCCGCCTGGGACTGCTTCAGCCGCTCGAGAATCTTCTTCATGGCCGCTCCCTTTGCGCTGGGGGTGCCCTGTGTGCCGCGGTCCCAGTGTAGCGACGGAGAGATGGGAGTTCGCGGCCTCCAGCGAGGGGAGCTTGCGAGGTCGCTCGGCGTTCAGGACCCGCGACCCGCGGCCCGTCGCGGCGGTCCTATCGGGGAACAAGGCGGTCGGCCCGCTCGTTCAGATAGAACTCGAGGTAAGGATACCCCCGGTGCCGGTCCCCCTCGGATCCACCCGTTGGCACAATCCGGCCCGCGTCGGCCGGATCGCGGAGGTCCAGTCCGTGGGCCTGTTCCCAGTCGTCGGGAAGACCGTCGCGATCCGTGTCCCGGGGGGCTGTTCCGGGAGACAGCCCCTCCAGGAACCATTCGTCGGTCGGCTTCAGGGGGGCGTTGCGGCCCCATTGGCCGGACTGTCCCTGGACTTCCTCCACCGTCCGTTTCGTCACCCGATCGCGCGGCCAGCAGCCGGCCTGGGCGAGGACGACCTCATAGGCCGCCTTGGCGTCGACAGTGGTGATCGGAGGAACCTGCGCCGGTTCCGCCAGCTCGCGGCCGTTGTTGTTGAACTGGATCCACCGCGGCACGCTCCCGGCGCCGCCCCCGTACCGCCAGTGCCGCGGGTGCCCCTGGTCGCCCCACCCCTCGAAGTGGTTGTCCGCGACGTAATAGTCCATCTCCGGAGAGAGGGCGTAGGGATAGATCCGGTCCATCGTCTGCGGGCCGCGGCGGTAGTAGTTCCGGTGCAGGTTCACCGGGCTGCGGGCCCGGGCGCCGTGGCCATCGTCGGTGTATCCGCCGCGGCAGTTGTAGACCACGTTGTTGCAGAAGTCCCCCGCCGCGTTCGTCCGGTACGGGGCGAGGCAGGGGACGCGGCGGGCGTGATGAGCCCAGAGGTTGTGGTGCAGCGACACCGCTCCGCTGTCCTCCGCTGCGGAGATCAGTCCGAAGTTGTGGGCCCCCTTTTCATGCCCCTGATCGTCCGATTCCTCGATGGAGCACCACTGGACCGTCACGTCATGGGCGTGATAGAGGTCGATGACCTCGTCGTTTCCCCAGCTCACCGAGAGGTGGTCGAGAATGACGTTGTACGTCCCGCTCCGTCGCGGCCCGAGGCCGCCGATCTGAAGACAATCTCCCCCCTGGCCTGTGCTGCGGGGCGGGCGAACTCGCAAGTGACGGATAATGACATCGTGGACGCCGTGGTCGTACGTGGAGACCAGCCCTTCAATGGTGATCCCCGCGCCCGGCGCGGTCTGTCCGGCGATCGTGATGTGCGGCTGGGTGATCCGGACATCTCCGCGGATGACGCCGCTCACGTCGAAGACCACGATCCGCGGTCCCGCCGCGGCACACGCCTCGGCCAGGCTCCCCGGCCCGGCGCCGTTGAGATTGGTGACGCGGATGACCCGCCCACCGCGCCCGCCGACGCTGGCCGCTCCCCAGCCTTCGGCTCCAGGAAACGCACGAACAACGGGTGACGTGGAGGCTGCTTCCTGGGCCAGGCCGATGGACGAAACCGCCCCCAGGCAAACACCGACCGCGACAGCGAAGAGACTGGCTTTCATGGGAGCCTTGGTGTTCAGCCACCGAAATCGGACTGGGATTCGTCTTCGAGGCTCCGTAACCCCTCCATCAGCGCCTCAAACTCCGCCTGGCAGCACTGGCACTGACGGAGATGCACCTCGACGGCCCGGAGCGCTTCCGGAATCTCCTTGTGAGCCAGTTCCAGCTCCGCGAAGGCCGCCAGTTGCGCAAAGCAGCCGTCACAGTCGAGCCGATCCGTCTCGGCGGTCGCGGCGAGTCTGACCAGATCGGAGATCTGCTCGTCGGAAAGTGACATCTCGCGGTCCTCCCTCCTCAGGCAAAAACGGCGTTCACGTCGCTGGGCGAGATCCCGGCCGCCTCAAAGCCGTCGCGGAGCCGCATCCGCGCATCGTGGACCAGTTTATAGACCGCATTCCGATTGCTCCCGGTCCGCCGGGCGATCTCCTCGACCGGCAGGCCATCCAGGAGCCCCTGCGTCGCCTCCCGCTGCTTCTCGGTCAGGACCGTGTCGATCAGCATCCTGAGCGTTTCGAGCATGCGGCGACGATCGACTTCCCCGTCCGCCAGCTCGCCTCCAGCCGCCGGGACCGCGATACGGAGGTGCGCTCCCGTCATCGAGTCGAGCGAGACCGCCCGGTAGTGCTTCCGCCGCAACTCATCGATCCCGATACGGGTGGCGATCGTCATCGCCCAGGTTGTGAACCGGCTCCGGCCCGCGAACTGATCGAGCGAGGCCAGGATGCGGAGGATCGCCTCCTGAACGACGTCCTCCACCAGGACGCCTCCCCCGTAGCGCTGGGACAGCGACTTCGCCAAACCGCGGGTCAGCAGCCGGGTCAGTTCCGCGAGGGCATGATCGCGAACCGGGCCGCCGGCCTTCAGGCGGTCTGTCCAATCGTCGGTGTATGACGGCTCCCGTTCCACGCGCCTGTCTCGCTGCCGGTCCCTTTGTGCACAACGCCCATCCGGTCCGCAGGCCGCAGCTTGCCGGAAAGGCTGCCTCCTTGTCCATCGACGCCTGAGCCGGTCCGATCGCGGACGCGGCTCCCGGAGATCGACGGCGGCCTACCGTCCGGAGGCGAGCGCCTTCAGAGAATCGCCCAGCGTCCAGAGGGCGGCCCCCAGCAGGACCACATCTTTGAGGAGGAACTGTCCCGGCATCCCGGAGAGCGCGGGGAATCCGACCGAGGCTTCCACGACCCCCGGCGTCGAAAACAGGAAACTGAGCGTCGTGAGGAACATGCCGATCGCGAGCAGGCCGCCGACCGCCGACGCCCGGGCCGACCAGGGACGCAGGGCGATCAGGCCCGCGATCACGAGTTCCGAGGACCCGATGAGTGCCGACAGGCCCCGCACACTGAAGAACGAGTACGTCCAGGACATCAGCGGACTGTTGCGGACCAGCCCGCTGATCCCTTCCGCCTCGTAGGCCGTGAACTTCAAGGCCCCGATATAGACCAGAACCACAACGAGGCTGTACGGGATCGCGAACTGCCCAGCGGCCTCCACGCGAGCGGCCAGCGATGTGAGCCCCGACGGCCTGCTCTCGCGGTCGGAGAGAGCGGAAACGTTCTGAGGCCGGGCCGAAATGACGTTGGACATGATCGAAGCTCCCGAGGCTGACAACAGAGTTGACCGGCAGGCCATTCGGCCTTGCCCACAGCCATGAGACGAAGCCATCGCGCAACGTCTTACCCCCCATCCGTCCCGGTTTTTCCAGGACAGCCGTCGAGTCGCCGGGGCGAAGCGACGAGAGCGGATCACGACTCCGTGTTCCCTTCCGGACTACCGGTGCACAGTTCCGTTCAACACACTCCAGAGGAGCGCGTGAGGTTGTCTTGCTCCCAGGAGGTCCAGGATGAAGTCGTCGTCCGTCGCCACACGCATCCGGCGAAGGAGATCGGGGCCTTGACCGTCGTCCGGCGGGGGCGATTCGAGGAGAGAGGGATCGAGAGCCCAATGAACGACCAGGGACCGTATGGTCACCCTGAGGCTGGTGATCTCCGCATCCTTGTCTCTTAGCTCAATCCCCTGCCGAATCGAGACGACCGTGGTGACGATCGCCAGCAGGAGCGCCCCGATCGTCGTGAGACCGGTCCTGCGAACCAGCCGCCGCAATCGCTGCCACAGTCTCTGCAGGGGGCAGGTCATTCGAGCCACGATGGCATCGCCATCCAGAAAACGCTGCAGGTCCTCAGCCAGCGCTTCCGCCGTCTCGTACCGATCGGCCGGATTTTTGGCGAGACACTTGAGGCAGATCGTCTGGATGTCCACTGCGATCGAGGGGGTCACCTGGCGCGGGGGAATCGGGTCACGTTCGATGATCTGCTTCAACGTTTCGAGGACGCTGGCCGCCTGAAACGGGGGGCGGCCGACGACCAGGCAGTAGAGAATCGCCCCAAGGGAGTAGATGTCGGACCTGGGGCTGATCCGTTCGACGTCTCCCTCGGCCTGCTCGGGAGCCATGTAGCTGGCCGTCCCCATGATCTGGCCGGGGAGGGTCACACCGCTTTCCGCCTCCAGCCGTTTGGCGAGGCCGAAATCCGCGACCCTCGGGTGGTCATCCCGATCGATGAGGACGTTCTTTGGCTTGAGGTCCCGGTGGACGATCCCCTGCGTGTGCGCGTAGTGAACGGCTCGGGCGATCCGCGTGACGAACCAGGCGGCAACGGTACTCGACAACGGACCGTCCGCCAGCCGATCCTCCAGGCTTCCCCCCCTCCACGTACGGCATCGAGAAGTAGTGATACCCTTTCCATTCACCCCGGTCGAAAATCGGGACGATTCCCGGATGGGCCAGCGAGGCGGCCGCCTTCGCTTCCGCCTGAAAGCGGTGGATCTCCTGCGGGGAGGCGGTGGTCCCGCTCCGAATCATCTTCAGCGCGACAGGTCGGTTCAGGCTTCTCTGACGAGCCCGGTACACGATCCCCATCCCGCCACTACTGATTTCTCCGAGGATCTCGTAGTCGTCGAGAAGCGGTGAGCCCGTCGTCTTCCGGTCGGCATTGTCGAATCCCGACGGATGTGATTCCGCGCCTTCGCCGGGGAACGTCTCGGCCAGAGAGGCGATCTGCCGCAGCTTCCCGGGCAGCAGTTCCAGGGGCGAGTCCACGTGACCCGTTGCACCGGAGTTGGTGCTCGCTGACGCTCCACTGGCGCTATCGCCTCCAGACTCCCCCAGGAAGCCGGAGTTGACGTCGTCCGCCGCCAGGAGCCGGAGAACAAGGTCCGCGGTTTCCGGGGAGTCGCCGCAGCGCGCCCGGACCCAGGACTGGCGGTCGGCGGAAGGGACATCCTTGGCCTCGCGGTAAAGGTCATAAAGATTCTCGCCGTCTGGGATCGCCATGGGAGAAGGTCATCATCCTTTCAGGGCGTCGTAGAGAAACGCCTTCGCGAATCTCCAGTCCGTGTGCACGGTGCCACGCGTGACTCCCAGCAGTTCGGCGATCTCCTTGTTCCTGAGGCCGCCGAAATACTTCAGTTCGACGACTTGGGCGGATCGCCGGTGCAGCTTCTTCAGGGCCACCAGGGCGTCGTTCAGGTCGACGATGTCGAAGTCCTCGCCGGACCCCGCGACAGAAACCATGAGTGTTTCCGAAGTCGCACCCGGCGCCTGTTCCACCCGCCGCCGTCGATTTCGTCCGTACTCCACGAGACGCCGCCGAATGATCCTCGCGCCGACCGCCAGGACCCGGTTCCGATTGCCCCGGTCGACGTTCCGCTGTTTGAGCAGTCGGAAGTAGGCGTCGTTCACGAGCAGGGTGGGCTGGAGCGAATGCCCCGGCCGCTCCTTGGAGAGAGCCCTCTCCGCGATCGCTCTCAGTTCGCGGGCGACCTCGGCAAACCACGCGAACTGGGAGTCCGTTGGACGAGGAGTATTCATGACTTCATCAACGCGCTGGCCGTGGCTGACGAATGACTATTTTCGATTCTTCTGATTTTTGACTGCACAGTTTGCCCGCATCGGACGCCAATAGATATGGAGTCCTGATTCAGTTTGAGCAGATGTCGGGAGAAAATGTCGAGCTCGAATCCGGGCTACACGGAGTGATCGCAGCGGACGGAGGCCGAGTCTGCCGAAGGCGGGCGGGCAGAGGGTCTTCGTTGTCGTCTCAATCGCACCGGGCACGACATCGAACGGTGAGGCGGGCCCCGTGCGCGAGGCCCTTCGTCAAGAAGGGTTCTCGCCACGGCCCCCCCCGGCACTACGTTGCTACGTCAAACCCAATGTGCGACGGCAGCCTGGGGGGCCGTGGCAAACAATGGATGTCCCCTCTCTGGTGCCAGCGTTGAGGACTCACGGCTCGCTTTGGAATCCCCGCGGATTGGTGAGTGGGAATCCCATACGTTGTCCGTGCTGGATACATGCTCCTTCTGACGACTCTCGACGGCCAGGCCTCCGGCGGGCAAAGGGGCGTTGCCCCTCTGCACTCCCCACCAGGGTAGCCCCTGGACCCGGTGGATAGACGTCGCGGTGGGCTTGGCTCTTCCATCTCCTCTTAGAAATAAAAAAGCGGCGGACTTTCGTCCGCCGCTTCTGATTGCTATCCGCGAGCAACAACCGACTCTTAGTAGCGGTAATGATCCGGCTTGTATGGGCCGTTCACCGGGATTCCCAGGTAGTCCGCCTGCGTCGGCGTCAGCTTCGTCAGCTTGACACCGAGCTGGTCGAGGTGCAGCCGGGCGACTTCTTCATCGAGGTGCTTCGGCAGCGTGTGGACGCCGATCGAGTACTGCTCGGCCCGCTCCCACAGCTCCAGCTGCGCGATGACCTGGTTCGTGAAGCTGTTGGACATCACGAAGCTCGGGTGGCCGGTCGCGCAGCCGAGGTTCACTAGCCGCCCTTCGGCGAGCATCAGGATCCCCTTGCCGTCCGGGTAGACGTAACGATGGACCGGGCCGCCGGCCTGCGCGTCGGTCTTGATCGTGACCCGCTTGATGTCCTTGCGGCCGTTCAGGTAGGCGACGTCGATCTCGAGGTCAAAGTGGCCGATGTTGCAGACGATGGCGTTGTTCTTCATCACGTCGAGGTGCTCGCCGCGGATGATGTCCCGGCAGCCGGTCGTCGTCACGAAGATATCGCCCTTCGGAGCGATCTCTTCCATCGTCGTGATCTCGTACCCTTCCATCGCCGCCTGGAGGGCGCAGATCGGGTCGATTTCGGTGACGATCACGCGGGCGCCGAGGCCCCGCATCGCGTCCGCACAGCCCTTGCCGACGTCGCCGTAACCGGCGACGACGACGATCTTGCCGGCGACCATCACGTCGGTCGCCCGCTTGATCCCGTCGCCGAGCGATTCACGGCAGCCGTACAGGTTGTCGAACTTGCTCTTGGTGACCGAGTCGTTGACGTTGATCGCCGGAACGGCCAGCTTGCCGGCGGCGTGCATCTGGTACAGGCGGTGGACGCCGGTCGTCGTCTCTTCCGACAGACCCTTGATCCCCTGGAGGAGCTCGGGGAACTTGTCGTGGACCATGACGGTGAGGTCGCCGCCGTCGTCGAGGATCATGTTGAGGGGCTGGCCGTCGTCCCAGAACAGGGTCTGCTCGATGCACCAGTCGAACTCTTCTGCGGTCTCACCCTTCCAGGCGTAGACCGGGATGCCGGCGGCGGCGATGGCGGCGGCGGCGTGGTCCTGGGTCGAGAAGATGTTGCAGCTCGACCACTTCACTTCGGCGCCGAGGGCCGTGAGGGTCTCGATCAGGACGGCCGTCTGGATCGTCATGTGGAGGCAGCCGGCGATGCGG of Planctomyces sp. SH-PL14 contains these proteins:
- the ahcY gene encoding adenosylhomocysteinase, producing the protein MPTAMPKLQPYKVKDMSLAEFGRKEIEIAEHEMPGLMSLRKKYGASKPLKGARIAGCLHMTIQTAVLIETLTALGAEVKWSSCNIFSTQDHAAAAIAAAGIPVYAWKGETAEEFDWCIEQTLFWDDGQPLNMILDDGGDLTVMVHDKFPELLQGIKGLSEETTTGVHRLYQMHAAGKLAVPAINVNDSVTKSKFDNLYGCRESLGDGIKRATDVMVAGKIVVVAGYGDVGKGCADAMRGLGARVIVTEIDPICALQAAMEGYEITTMEEIAPKGDIFVTTTGCRDIIRGEHLDVMKNNAIVCNIGHFDLEIDVAYLNGRKDIKRVTIKTDAQAGGPVHRYVYPDGKGILMLAEGRLVNLGCATGHPSFVMSNSFTNQVIAQLELWERAEQYSIGVHTLPKHLDEEVARLHLDQLGVKLTKLTPTQADYLGIPVNGPYKPDHYRY
- a CDS encoding serine/threonine protein kinase, yielding MSSTVAAWFVTRIARAVHYAHTQGIVHRDLKPKNVLIDRDDHPRVADFGLAKRLEAESGVTLPGQIMGTASYMAPEQAEGDVERISPRSDIYSLGAILYCLVVGRPPFQAASVLETLKQIIERDPIPPRQVTPSIAVDIQTICLKCLAKNPADRYETAEALAEDLQRFLDGDAIVARMTCPLQRLWQRLRRLVRRTGLTTIGALLLAIVTTVVSIRQGIELRDKDAEITSLRVTIRSLVVHWALDPSLLESPPPDDGQGPDLLRRMRVATDDDFILDLLGARQPHALLWSVLNGTVHR
- a CDS encoding GNAT family N-acetyltransferase, producing the protein MKKILERLKQSQADHRERRRKTGFEFALADRVGLLSREGWDAVAAGASIFLQRDVLEAIETAGPREISPRYALIAEQGRPVAALSAQMISIGGSRLVGRAATGANTREKSLKARTQDTLKQLGKKGTAAVKARVLVGGNLLAWGNHGIAIAPGEDAARLWPAIAEAMYRIRASEGLFDQTDYVLIKDIPAPLRAGSEALRRFGYRPVETDPDMLLAIPSAWRGYDDYLGSLNSRYRKSARGIAADVESAGYGVESLSDCGGHERRIHELYGNVHNRASIRPVTAPESYLPALARALGPDRFRCTLLRRGDDVAGFVTTLKDGDTAIGYYIGIDYAANEQVPVYLRLLQATVADAISLGCRQLSLGRTALEPKARLGAKPLPLSVWVRHRVSVMNYLIRPLLGAIPHDEPPERSAQK
- a CDS encoding RNA polymerase sigma factor, whose amino-acid sequence is MEREPSYTDDWTDRLKAGGPVRDHALAELTRLLTRGLAKSLSQRYGGGVLVEDVVQEAILRILASLDQFAGRSRFTTWAMTIATRIGIDELRRKHYRAVSLDSMTGAHLRIAVPAAGGELADGEVDRRRMLETLRMLIDTVLTEKQREATQGLLDGLPVEEIARRTGSNRNAVYKLVHDARMRLRDGFEAAGISPSDVNAVFA
- a CDS encoding YkgB family protein — encoded protein: MSNVISARPQNVSALSDRESRPSGLTSLAARVEAAGQFAIPYSLVVVLVYIGALKFTAYEAEGISGLVRNSPLMSWTYSFFSVRGLSALIGSSELVIAGLIALRPWSARASAVGGLLAIGMFLTTLSFLFSTPGVVEASVGFPALSGMPGQFLLKDVVLLGAALWTLGDSLKALASGR
- a CDS encoding polysaccharide lyase family 1 protein; this translates as MKASLFAVAVGVCLGAVSSIGLAQEAASTSPVVRAFPGAEGWGAASVGGRGGRVIRVTNLNGAGPGSLAEACAAAGPRIVVFDVSGVIRGDVRITQPHITIAGQTAPGAGITIEGLVSTYDHGVHDVIIRHLRVRPPRSTGQGGDCLQIGGLGPRRSGTYNVILDHLSVSWGNDEVIDLYHAHDVTVQWCSIEESDDQGHEKGAHNFGLISAAEDSGAVSLHHNLWAHHARRVPCLAPYRTNAAGDFCNNVVYNCRGGYTDDGHGARARSPVNLHRNYYRRGPQTMDRIYPYALSPEMDYYVADNHFEGWGDQGHPRHWRYGGGAGSVPRWIQFNNNGRELAEPAQVPPITTVDAKAAYEVVLAQAGCWPRDRVTKRTVEEVQGQSGQWGRNAPLKPTDEWFLEGLSPGTAPRDTDRDGLPDDWEQAHGLDLRDPADAGRIVPTGGSEGDRHRGYPYLEFYLNERADRLVPR
- a CDS encoding ECF-type sigma factor, with amino-acid sequence MNTPRPTDSQFAWFAEVARELRAIAERALSKERPGHSLQPTLLVNDAYFRLLKQRNVDRGNRNRVLAVGARIIRRRLVEYGRNRRRRVEQAPGATSETLMVSVAGSGEDFDIVDLNDALVALKKLHRRSAQVVELKYFGGLRNKEIAELLGVTRGTVHTDWRFAKAFLYDALKG